In Agelaius phoeniceus isolate bAgePho1 chromosome 14, bAgePho1.hap1, whole genome shotgun sequence, a single genomic region encodes these proteins:
- the RPL39 gene encoding large ribosomal subunit protein eL39 has product MSSHKTFKIKRFLAKKQKQNRPIPQWIRMKTGNKIRYNSKRRHWRRTKLGL; this is encoded by the exons ATG TCGTCGCACAAGACATTCAAGATCAAACGCTTCCTCGCCAAGAAGCAGAAGCAGAACAGGCCCATCCCCCAGTGGATTCGCATGAAAACCGGCAACAAGATCAG GTACAACTCCAAAAGGAGACACTGGAGGAGGACCAAACTGGGCTTGTAA
- the SOWAHD gene encoding ankyrin repeat domain-containing protein SOWAHD, protein MARQEREKGEAEQKVAGISGRFSFLDGAQPRAGGPARSSHLWPATLEHFHTLQKTDTNKSINWGRHSLGSWGRTSGRFSVSPSSTRRKELKEILLQSNSPGSTMRFATAQKTSSSSSVQLHQEQKPEQSPDLLPLVLDPLEHAWLLTVAEGDADSIIKLLDLDPSLLTRRDFVTGFTALHWLAKHGHHESFIQVISHAQKKGYPVNMNIPTASGGLTPLHLAALQGHEVLIKVLVGAYGADTTCRDHNGRKAWQYLPAHTSRDLKELAGALEEDLVQLHSHNTNNNCKSSREAGAGQDCVDSGAEGKAAQHSWGLSTLRGFVRQAFAFFHER, encoded by the coding sequence ATGGCCCGGCAGGAGCGGGAGAAGGGCGAGGCAGAGCAGAAGGTGGCTGGCATCTCCGGGAGGTTCTCCTTCCTGGATGGCGCCCAGCCCCGagcgggcggcccggcccgcaGCTCCCATCTCTGGCCAGCCACGCTGGAGCATTTCCATACGCTACAGAAGACGGACACCAACAAAAGCATCAactggggcaggcacagcctggggagctggggtAGGACTTCAGGCAGGTTCTCCGTTAGCCCCAGCAGTACCCggaggaaggagctgaaggaaATCCTCCTGCAGAGCAACAGTCCTGGCAGCACCATGCGGTTTGCCACTGCCCAGAAGacatccagcagcagcagtgttcaGCTGCACCAAGAGCAGAagcctgagcagagccctgatCTGCTGCCCCTTGTCCTTGACCCCCTGGAGCACGCGTGGCTGCTGACGGTGGCCGAGGGTGATGCGGACAGCATCATCAAGCTGCTGGACCTGGATCCCAGCCTGCTGACCAGGAGAGACTTTGTGACAGGCTTCACCGCTCTCCACTGGCTTGCCAAGCATGGCCACCATGAAAGCTTCATCCAGGTGATCTCCCACGCCCAGAAGAAAGGCTACCCTGTCAACATGAACATCCCCACAGCCAGCGGCGGGCTCACCCCTTTGCAcctggctgccttgcagggACACGAGGTGCTCATCAAGGTGCTGGTGGGAGCTTACGGGGCAGACACCACCTGCAGGGACCACAACGGGCGCAAGGCTTGGCAGTACCTGCCAGCACACACCTCCAGGGACCTgaaggagctggcaggggcCTTGGAGGAGGACTTGGTCCAGCTGCACTCTCACAACACCAACAACAACTGTAAGTCATCCagagaggctggggcagggcaggactgTGTGGACTCTGGGGCTGAGGGAAAAGCTGCCCAGCACTCCTGGGGCCTGTCGACCCTGCGAGGCTTTGTTAGACAGGCCTTTGCTTTCTTCCATGAGCGCTGa
- the SEPTIN6 gene encoding septin-6, with amino-acid sequence MAAAEVARQGEGCRTVPLSGHVGFDSLPDQLVNKSVNHGFCFNILCVGETGLGKSTLMDTLFNTKFEGDPASHSQPGVQLKSSTYDLQESNVNLKLTIVSTVGFGDQINKEDSYKPIVEFIDAQFEAYLQEELKIKRVLHNYHDTRIHACLYFIAPTGHSLKSLDLVTMKKLDSKVNIIPIIAKSDAISKSELTKFKIKITSELVSNGVQIYQFPTDDESVAEINGTMNAHLPFAVIGSTEELKIGNKMMKARQYPWGTVQVENEAHCDFVKLREMLIRVNMEDLREQTHTRHYELYRRCKLEEMGFKDTDPDSKPFSLQETYEAKRNEFLGELQKKEEAMRQMFVQRVKEKEAELKEAEKELHEKFDRLKKLHQDEKKKLEDKKKSLDDEVNAFKQRKTAAELLQSQAQQAGGSQTLKRDKERKNFF; translated from the exons ATGGCGGCGGCCGAGGTGGCGCGGCAG GGTGAAGGCTGTCGCACTGTCCCGCTCTCTGGACACGTGGGATTTGATAGTTTGCCTGACCAGCTGGTTAATAAGTCAGTTAATCATGGGTTTTGTTTCAACATCCTGTGTGTGG GGGAAACTGGCCTTGGTAAGTCCACCCTCATGGACACCCTTTTCAACACCAAGTTTGAAGGTGACCCAGCATCTCACTCACAGCCTGGGGTCCAGCTGAAATCCAGTACCTATGACCTGCAGGAGAGCAATGTCAACCTCAAGCTGACTATTGTGAGCACTGTGGGCTTTGGGGATCAGATCAACAAAGAGGACAG CTACAAGCCCATTGTTGAGTTCATTGATGCTCAGTTTGAAGCCTACTTGCAAGAAGAGCTGAAGATCAAAAGGGTTTTGCACAACTACCACGACACCCGGATCCACGCCTGCCTGTACTTCATCGCTCCCACCGGCCATTCCCTGAAATCCCTGGACTTGGTAACCATGAAGAAGCTCGACAGCAAG GTGAACATCATTCCCATCATTGCCAAATCTGATGCCATTTCCAAGAGTGAGCTGACcaagtttaaaattaaaatcacaagtgagctggtCAGTAATGGGGTGCAGATCTACCAGTTCCCAACAGATGATGAATCAGTGGCAGAGATAAATGGGACAATGAAT GCCCACTTGCCATTTGCAGTGATCGGGAGTACGGAGGAGCTGAAAATAGGAAACAAAATGATGAAAGCTCGTCAGTACCCTTGGGGCACAGTGCAGG TGGAGAACGAAGCTCACTGTGACTTTGTGAAGCTGCGGGAGATGCTGATCCGCGTGAACATGGAGGACCTTCGTGAGCAGACCCACACTCGCCACTACGAGCTCTACAGGCGATGTAAACTGGAAGAGATGGGTTTCAAGGACACTGATCCAGACAGCAAACCCTTCAG cTTACAAGAAACTTATGAAGCCAAAAGAAATGAGTTTCTGGGAGAACTGCAGAAAAAGGAAGAGGCAATGAGACAGATGTTTGTCCAGAGGGTCAAGGAAAAAGAGGCTGAGTtgaaggaggctgaaaaagag CTGCATGAAAAGTTTGATCGCCTGAAGAAATTGCATCAGGATGAAAAGAAGAAGCTGGAGGATAAGAAGAAGTCTCTGGATGATGAAGTAAATGCATTTAAACAAAGGAAGACAGCAGCTGAATTGCTTCAGTCACAAGCTCAGCAGGCCGGAGGATCACAAACTCTTAAAAGGgataaggaaaggaaaaa CTTTTTTTAA